GATGCGGATCGGGATGGTGAATCTCGCGGATGAGATCGCCATCGAGCGAATAGATGCGAATGGTGGCCTCGGCCGGGAGATTGACAAACCAGATGCGGCGGTCGGTCTCCTCCCACTTGGGCTGGTTGACCGCCTCGAACCCCTGATCGTAGTAGTTGGTCCACTGGCCCATGCCGTCGCGGAAACGGCTCTTATACGGATTCGGATATACGCTGACTTTCAATCCCGAATCCTCGACGACATCGGAGGAGTAGATCAGGTGGACGAATTCATTGTTTCCCTGCGGCGGCGTCTCCTGCGGCTGCAACTCGCTGCGGTAATCTCCCTGATCGAATGCGGTGACAGCGACGTAGATCGGCTCGGAGATGTTGAGGTTGGAAATCTGCGCGCGATAGAGGCCATAGGTGAGCGTGTCATCGTCGATGATCGTGTCGCGTTCGCCGATGCGCTGGACGAGATTGGTTTCGAAGGCGACGCCGTTCCAGTATGAGTTGCCGGTGTTGGCTCCCTCCGGCTCCCAGTATGAGTATCCCTCGCGCTGCACGATCTGGGTGATTTGGCCGAAGGCGTTGCGGAATGTGTCGGCCACGGTATCGATGAGCGATGTCGTGAATGATCGTTCTGGGTAATCGCGCGGATCGAAATCGGGATCGTTCAATTCGATTCGCCATTCATCGGCCGACATCGGCAGCGACACCTGTTTCCACTGGGAGGGGTGATTGACCCGGCGCCAGTCACTGTACGCGGGGAAATAGGTGATTTTTTTGAAATTGTCGGGCGTATCCCAGTTGGCCATCAGCGTGTATTGATCCGGCAGGTCGGATCGGGCCATGTAGAGCCGGTAGCCCTCGAAGTCGCGACGCGCGGTCAACGGGTCGACCTGCAACTCGCTGTGTTCTCCGGTCCAGGTGATGACGACGTCGCCGGGGCGTGTGCTGGTCTCGAAAATCGGTGGGCTGGGCGCGCCGGGGATGCTCCAGTCGGGAACGCCGTCGCCCTTGTACCAGACCGATTCGCAGATCAGAGTCTGGCGGAAGTTGCGGCAGTTGACCGAATGCGCGCGTCCGGCATATCCATCGCCGTCGGTATCGAAGCCGGGAATGTCGAACATCCAGTCGGCCCAGCGGGCGTTGTTCAGAAAGTCGCCGAAGTTCAGCCCGGCATAGAAATCGTCGGGGTTGTTGGGACGAAAATCGGCGCTGTAGTTTGCGGGATCGACATGGAACTGATCGGCGGTGACGATGGCGAACGTGAAGGGCACCGAATCGCCGGGTTGGATATCGCTGAACGGTCCATAGGACACGAGGATTTTGCCGTCGCCGCCTCCGGCGAGCTGCCGGACTTGTTCGGTCTGCTGGGGCGGACGTGCCCAGCCATCCGGGGAGAAGTCGATGGCCGCGCGCGCCTGGTCATAGTCTTTCTCGCCGTTGGTCATCATGCGGTATCGTCCGCGATCACCCACCGGCCGGCCGAGCGATCCGCCGTAGCCCTCCTGCTCCAAACTGTTTCGCGGCCCCCAGTCCAAGGTGAAGGTGTCGGACCACCAGTTGAAATTGAGTCGCGCGCCGCTGGGTCCCCGCAGCGGCCGGACACCAACCACGCCGGTCGCGCTGAATGGGGTGAACACTCCGTGGTCGGGATCACCGTCGTTGTCGGCCATCCAACCCAGCTCCATCGGCTCGGCGACCGGCGGCAATCCCGCTCGCGGTATCGGACCGGGCACAGAGGCAACATACCCGCAGAGATCATCGGTGGCTCCCACACCCAGCCGCTCAAAACTGGACACATCGCCATCGACAAAAAACCCGATGCACCCTTCGCGGATCGGTTCGGTCCCGATGTTGACCGCCCAAAGATCGACGATGACAAAGGGCTGAGCCACTTCGTAGGTCCAGACGCGGGTAGTCTGATGGATTTCCACAGAGATCGGGATATGCTGGCGGCGTTCGATTTCGTCACCTTCGAAGACTACGAGGCGGAAAGTATCGGAATAGACGGCGTAATACTCTTCGTCGGCCATTGCCTGGGGGCTGTAGTGCACCGAACCGCGGTGGTTGGTCATCTCGACGATTGAACGGGACGATTGAAACTCGCGCGCCCAACCGACCTGCTGTGTTCCGGCCGTGCTGACCAGTGTGTCGGTACCGCGGACACAGCCGAACGCGATGCCGCCCAAGTTCAGGTAGTTGGTTCGATCGCCGGGCGGCAGACAGAGCGACGGCGACCAGTTGATGCGCAGGTCGCGCATGTCATCACGTGCCAGGGGCATGCTGGACTCGAATCCGACGGAAGTCGCGCGCGGTCCGCTGCCGAAAACGCCGAAATTCGTCAGATTGAGCCAGAAGAGACCCGCGTCGTGGATGCGCGACTCGGCCACCGTTTGGGCCCGGGCCATGGCGGCTCCGCCGAGCGACGCACAGAGGACCATGATGGCGACGGCCGTTCGGCCGATGTCAGCAGAATCTGATCGCGGCATAATGAGTCAAAGGGCACACGGCCCTGTTACGCAGGGTATTACATTCGGATGCGCGATATATTCCGATCAGGGCGGCCGTCACACATCCGGACCGTCATCGGTCTCTTCGGTCTCGATGCGCTTGAGATGAATGGTCGAGACGACCGATTCGCCGATGAGCCCACTCAGCCGCGCTTTCGTCGTGGAATCGAACATGTCGGTCTGGAGTGCCTTGGCGAGCTTGCGGCGCTCCAAGTCGGACACCTGATCCCATAGACCGCTGTCGCGCACCAGTTGTTCCAATTCAACGCGTTCAGGGTTTTTCTTGTCCGGCAGCTTCGGCTCGCGCCGTATGTTGACGGAGACACTGGCATGGTGTCCGGTGAGGCGGGTCAGATTCTCCGTGGCTGCGAATTTTAAGACCATTTGTTTCGCCGCTTCCAGTTCAGTCGTCGCCACGTCAACGCGCTGTTTGGCGGAGGCGTAGTCATCGGCGATGCGGACTCCATCGTCGGCGGCGAACTCTTCGGGCGTCATAGCCGCCGTGGCAAACTGGTGTCGTTTCGCGGGGCAGATCGACTGAAATTCGCACCAACTGCACAACGTCGACTCCTGTGGAGGAAAGTCGTTCCTGTCGGCGGCGGCGACGGCCGTGTCGATCAGGCGTCGGGTGTCATCCTTGAGTGCCTCGAGCGCCTCCCTGGTTCGAGTTGATGTCAGTGTGCGATTGGCACGCAGGTAGTGCCAGATGAGTCGGACCGGGCGCTCTTCGCGCCATCGTTGCTGGATGCCGATCTGGTACAGCGCCAACTGCCGTTCGCGATCGACATCGTCCTGCGTCGGCAGGGACCGCGATGTCTTGTAGTCGTGGATCTCAATCGTGCCGTCC
This Candidatus Zixiibacteriota bacterium DNA region includes the following protein-coding sequences:
- a CDS encoding PD-(D/E)XK nuclease family protein, with the translated sequence MTLYSHSRLSSYEQCPRKYAFRYIEKPDIERRTSIEAFMGKAVHDALESLYQSVLMERTPKWEEVRDFYERYWDKNLGDDVFIVRPEFTAQDYRNVGRRCLQDYFVRNYPFSDGRVLALEDRVLIDLDGSGAYRLQGFIDRLAEAEDGTIEIHDYKTSRSLPTQDDVDRERQLALYQIGIQQRWREERPVRLIWHYLRANRTLTSTRTREALEALKDDTRRLIDTAVAAADRNDFPPQESTLCSWCEFQSICPAKRHQFATAAMTPEEFAADDGVRIADDYASAKQRVDVATTELEAAKQMVLKFAATENLTRLTGHHASVSVNIRREPKLPDKKNPERVELEQLVRDSGLWDQVSDLERRKLAKALQTDMFDSTTKARLSGLIGESVVSTIHLKRIETEETDDGPDV